The sequence below is a genomic window from Candidatus Deferrimicrobiaceae bacterium.
CCGCACGGGGGAGGACAACGGGGACGCGCACCTCAAGCGCCAGGTGATGGGCCGCGAGGTCGTGGTCGCCGTGACGGACGGGAAGCGCGACTTCGGGCCCTGGGAACAGATCTTCTCCGGGGAGTTCGACGGCCGCAGGAGGAAGCGGGTCCTCGTGAAGATCATCGGGGAGTGAGGCCCGTCACCCCGCCTGGTCCCCGAC
It includes:
- a CDS encoding secondary thiamine-phosphate synthase enzyme YjbQ; this encodes MSLDDGARLLNAMHITASVFINGDEGGLHRDYARWLEELAPHEPVSRYLHNRTGEDNGDAHLKRQVMGREVVVAVTDGKRDFGPWEQIFSGEFDGRRRKRVLVKIIGE